Proteins from a single region of Streptomyces vinaceus:
- a CDS encoding sensor histidine kinase codes for MSETTSRANPRTPEFRMASGLFQSLRRDLITDAFAYRPLAPMRTDGPVVRRLPARIRPYMAYLPHAVVGFVALFVVMLTSTTSGEYVVPSSSLVMGLVAATPVLMTLMRPVGAFWAAIAATGALAVVGSGMNDVWPWTPGAFVSYLATVTFAAMRTRPRAAGWMWLITLGVGIGVPVVLGRGEPVEVMPMAFLLAVSLLVVTVRNIRREAEEVVSAQQEVTAVERDRRTLLEERTTIARELHDVVAHHMSVVAIQAEAAPYRVKNPPPELEAAFATIRENAVAALTELRRVLGVVRSADYEAPDAPQPTLASLDGLLANVREAGLGVEKTVTGAVRELPPGVELSAYRIIQEALSNTLRHAPGAAASVEVSYVLGGLGIRVVNAAATGDVRPSPGAGHGITGMRERVAMLEGEMTAGVTEAGGYEVAVFIPVRGRQGGAQDEAPGQAQGSGQSA; via the coding sequence ATGAGCGAGACGACCTCCCGGGCGAATCCCCGGACACCCGAGTTCCGGATGGCCTCCGGCCTGTTCCAGAGCCTGCGCCGGGATCTGATCACGGACGCCTTCGCCTACCGGCCGCTGGCGCCGATGCGCACCGACGGGCCGGTGGTGCGGCGGCTGCCCGCGCGGATACGGCCGTACATGGCGTATCTGCCGCATGCGGTCGTCGGGTTCGTCGCGTTGTTCGTGGTGATGCTGACGTCCACGACCAGCGGGGAGTACGTCGTACCGAGCAGCTCCCTCGTGATGGGGCTGGTCGCGGCCACGCCGGTGCTGATGACCCTGATGCGGCCCGTGGGCGCGTTCTGGGCGGCCATCGCCGCCACCGGGGCGCTCGCGGTGGTCGGCTCCGGCATGAACGACGTGTGGCCCTGGACGCCGGGTGCCTTCGTCTCCTACCTCGCCACGGTGACCTTCGCCGCGATGCGGACCAGGCCCCGGGCGGCGGGCTGGATGTGGCTGATCACCCTCGGGGTCGGGATCGGGGTACCGGTCGTGCTCGGCCGGGGGGAGCCGGTCGAGGTCATGCCGATGGCCTTCCTGCTGGCGGTGTCGCTGCTGGTGGTGACGGTCCGCAACATACGCAGGGAAGCGGAGGAGGTAGTCAGCGCGCAGCAGGAGGTCACGGCCGTCGAGCGGGACCGGCGGACGCTGCTGGAGGAGCGGACGACGATCGCGCGGGAGCTGCATGACGTGGTGGCCCACCACATGTCGGTGGTGGCGATCCAGGCGGAGGCCGCGCCGTACCGGGTGAAGAACCCGCCGCCGGAGCTGGAGGCGGCGTTCGCCACCATCCGGGAGAACGCGGTGGCGGCGCTGACGGAGCTGCGCCGGGTGCTGGGTGTGGTGCGCTCCGCGGACTACGAGGCGCCGGACGCCCCCCAGCCGACCCTGGCCTCGCTGGACGGGCTGCTGGCCAATGTGCGGGAGGCCGGGCTGGGCGTGGAGAAGACGGTGACGGGTGCGGTGCGGGAGCTGCCGCCGGGGGTGGAGCTGTCGGCGTACCGGATCATCCAGGAGGCGCTGAGCAACACCCTGCGCCATGCGCCGGGGGCGGCGGCCTCGGTCGAGGTCTCGTACGTACTGGGCGGGTTGGGGATACGGGTGGTCAACGCGGCGGCGACCGGGGACGTGCGGCCGTCGCCGGGCGCCGGGCACGGGATCACCGGGATGCGGGAGCGGGTGGCCATGCTGGAAGGTGAGATGACGGCGGGGGTGACCGAGGCGGGCGGGTACGAGGTGGCGGTGTTCATACCCGTGCGCGGCCGGCAGGGCGGGGCGCAGGACGAGGCGCCGGGGCAGGCGCAGGGATCGGGGCAGTCGGCATGA
- a CDS encoding response regulator — protein MTIKVLIVDDQMMVREGFSVLLNAMDGIEVVGEAVDGREAIAKVAALRPDVVLMDIRMPVMNGLEATREIVASDTDAKVLVLTTFDLDEYVYQALRAGASGFLLKDASARQLAEGVRVVASGEALLAPTVTKRLILEFSKLSTPPKPADPAGIGELTERETEVLVLIAQGLSNAEIADRLIVAESTIKTHVSRILVKLGLRDRTQAAVFAYETRLVTPA, from the coding sequence ATGACGATCAAGGTGCTGATCGTCGACGACCAGATGATGGTCCGGGAGGGCTTCTCCGTCCTGCTGAACGCGATGGACGGCATCGAGGTGGTCGGCGAGGCGGTGGACGGGCGTGAGGCCATCGCCAAGGTGGCCGCGCTGCGGCCGGACGTGGTGCTGATGGACATCCGGATGCCCGTGATGAACGGGCTGGAGGCGACGCGGGAGATCGTGGCCTCGGACACGGACGCCAAGGTGCTGGTCCTGACGACCTTCGACCTCGACGAGTACGTGTACCAGGCCCTGCGGGCCGGGGCCTCCGGGTTCCTGCTGAAAGACGCCTCGGCCCGGCAGCTGGCCGAAGGGGTGCGGGTGGTGGCCTCCGGTGAGGCACTGTTGGCGCCGACGGTCACCAAGCGGCTGATCCTGGAGTTCTCGAAGCTGTCGACCCCGCCGAAGCCGGCGGATCCGGCGGGGATAGGGGAGTTGACCGAGCGGGAGACGGAGGTACTGGTGCTGATCGCGCAGGGGCTCTCCAACGCGGAGATAGCGGACCGGCTCATCGTCGCGGAGTCCACGATCAAGACGCACGTGAGCCGGATCCTGGTGAAACTGGGCCTGCGCGACCGCACCCAGGCCGCGGTGTTCGCGTACGAGACCCGACTGGTGACCCCGGCCTAG
- a CDS encoding DUF6232 family protein, giving the protein MTSAGLPASLDLTVTRRLLWVGGAVYPLQNVARVYTFVLHPRRKEATLAFLKRSAVALLTGLGFTLLAGTANIFSRERETLESLTRFVWFAVAAGLLYFIVDWLRVLTAPSPFVLAVESNGQSTALVTGESGHLNRLVQQIAHAIENPDAELRVRVERLTISNPRNYYFGDAVNMYGGSNNVGMTSA; this is encoded by the coding sequence ATGACCTCGGCCGGGCTGCCGGCCAGTCTGGATCTGACCGTCACCAGACGGCTGTTGTGGGTGGGCGGGGCGGTCTACCCGCTCCAGAACGTGGCCCGCGTCTACACGTTCGTCCTGCATCCGCGCCGCAAGGAAGCCACGCTGGCCTTCCTGAAGCGCTCGGCGGTCGCGTTGCTGACCGGTCTGGGGTTCACGCTGTTGGCGGGTACGGCGAACATCTTCAGCCGGGAGCGCGAGACCCTCGAAAGCTTGACGCGGTTCGTCTGGTTCGCCGTCGCGGCCGGACTGCTCTATTTCATCGTGGACTGGCTGCGGGTACTGACCGCGCCCTCCCCTTTCGTGCTGGCCGTCGAGTCGAACGGGCAGTCGACCGCACTGGTCACCGGGGAGAGCGGCCACCTGAACCGGCTCGTCCAGCAGATCGCCCATGCGATCGAGAACCCTGACGCCGAACTCCGCGTCCGAGTGGAGAGGCTGACGATCAGCAACCCGAGGAACTACTACTTCGGCGACGCCGTGAACATGTACGGCGGCTCCAACAACGTGGGGATGACATCCGCATGA